The proteins below come from a single Candidatus Cloacimonas sp. genomic window:
- a CDS encoding transketolase C-terminal domain-containing protein, with protein sequence MDIAQLKSAANKGIIFSVEDHSVNGGLGTSLADALATNSLCAKLVKTGVKQYPMSGESNELYHWAGLDTASLIATVKKNME encoded by the coding sequence TTGGATATTGCCCAATTGAAGTCCGCAGCCAATAAGGGCATTATTTTCAGTGTAGAAGATCATTCTGTAAATGGTGGCTTGGGAACTTCCCTTGCCGATGCGTTGGCAACTAATTCTCTTTGCGCAAAACTGGTGAAAACAGGAGTTAAACAATACCCGATGTCTGGCGAATCCAATGAATTATATCATTGGGCTGGTTTGGACACTGCTTCCCTCATTGCCACAGTGAAGAAAAATATGGAATAA
- a CDS encoding 4Fe-4S binding protein — protein sequence MKVLKTHRDKCITCHNCESACSKLYFKEDSAAKSCIEINENVYPPEMTVCNQCGTCVSVCPTLALTVNAQGVVLLNKTLCIGCMMCVAVCPNNSMRFAKGVLNPFKCIACGVCPKTCPAEAIEIIMA from the coding sequence ATGAAAGTTCTAAAGACCCATCGGGACAAATGCATAACCTGTCATAATTGTGAAAGCGCTTGTTCCAAGCTCTATTTTAAAGAAGACAGTGCAGCAAAATCTTGTATAGAAATTAACGAAAATGTTTATCCTCCCGAAATGACGGTATGCAATCAATGCGGAACTTGTGTAAGTGTTTGTCCAACTCTGGCTTTGACTGTTAATGCTCAGGGAGTGGTATTGTTGAATAAAACTCTCTGTATTGGTTGTATGATGTGTGTGGCTGTTTGCCCCAATAATTCAATGCGTTTTGCCAAAGGTGTGTTAAATCCTTTCAAATGCATTGCTTGTGGAGTATGCCCAAAAACCTGTCCTGCGGAAGCAATAGAAATAATAATGGCTTAG